The proteins below are encoded in one region of Leucoraja erinacea ecotype New England chromosome 26, Leri_hhj_1, whole genome shotgun sequence:
- the zgc:91910 gene encoding zinc finger protein 706-like: MARGQQKIQAQQKNAKRQADKKKGGSDQKAAAKAALVHTCPVCKTQMPDPKTFKQHFESKHPKSPMPPELVDVQA; this comes from the exons ATGGCTCGTGGACAGCAGAAAATACAGGCCCAGCAGAAGAATGCTAAGAGGCAAGCTGATAAGAAAAAGGGGGGATCTGATCAAAAAGCAGCAGCAAAGGCAGCTCTCGTGCACACATGTCCTGTCTGCAAA ACACAGATGCCAGATCCTAAAACCTTCAAACAGCATTTTGAGAGTAAACATCCTAAATCTCCCATGCCTCCTGAACTGGTAGATGTGCAGGCATAA